The following proteins are encoded in a genomic region of Salminus brasiliensis chromosome 17, fSalBra1.hap2, whole genome shotgun sequence:
- the timm44 gene encoding mitochondrial import inner membrane translocase subunit TIM44 — translation MAATLCRCRQQNVRRFLLLASRPCFSIYDRSPAHRINGSVTSSSQVRYLWRGDDRRQKSFLWQILDVVKHELGKDNELLKGIKWLIEQLEESARRIQQVKSILKNHFNIGPSGRYRPPTKLRKRSEAIMFDPNQEKTNDVLYKDVMWYPYWKDFKDNSVVFNRLTELMRKYDESIRFFTRPFHAAIDKIMDLKDKSGLFIGCELPAVLTEIMKVDPNFNKDSFLKQCEKDIIPNVLEAIIRGDLEILQDWCYEATYIKLAQSIKQGKEKRLQFHSKVVDISNVQLFGGKMARQGPVLYITFKTQAVIVTCDSKGDMVKGNLKHMRQSIHHWSLCRDQEETNPFAAWRLLDFTVRPPFS, via the exons ATGGCGGCGACCCTGTGTCGGTGCAGACAG CAAAATGTCAGGAGATTTCTGCTGTTGGCCTCACGTCCCTGTTTTTCCATATATGACAGATCCCCTGCACACAGGATAAATGGGTCCGTCACAAGCTCTTCACAG GTACGTTATTTGTGGAGAGGTGACGATAGAAGACAGAAAAGCTTCCTGTGGCAGATTCTGGACGTCGTAAAGCACGAACTGGGCAAGGATAATGAACTGCTAAAGGGCATAAAGTGGTTAATAGAGCAGCTAGAAGAATCAGCAAGAAGAATCCAGCAG GTTAAATCGATTTTGAAGAATCACTTTAATATCGGCCCTAGTGGACGTTACAGACCACCCACCAAGTTAAGAAAGAGGAGCGAAGCCATAATGTTTGACCCCAACCA GGAGAAGACGAATGATGTGCTTTACAAAGACGTGATGTGGTACCCGTACTGGAAGGATTTCAAGGACAACAGTGTCGTTTTCAACA GACTTACCGAACTGATGAGGAAATATGATGAGAGCATCAGATTTTTCACCAGACCGTTCCACGCTGCCATAGACAAGATCATGGACCTCAAAGATAAAA GTGGGCTATTCATCGGGTGTGAGCTGCCCGCAGTTCTTACCGAGATCATGAAGGTGGACCCCAACTTTAATAAGGACTCTTTCCTCAAACAGTGTGAGAAGGACATCATCCCCAATGTCTTAGAG GCCATTATTCGAGGAGACCTGGAGATCCTGCAGGATTGGTGCTATGAAGCT ACTTACATCAAGCTGGCCCAGTCGATTAAACAAGGCAAAGAGAAGCGCCTCCAGTTTCACTCCAAGGTTGTTGACATCAGCAATGTACAG TTGTTTGGGGGGAAGATGGCTAGGCAAGGCCCTGTACTctacatcaccttcaagactcAGGCGGTGATAGTGACCTGTGACTCAAAGGGTGACATGGTGAAGGGCAACCTG AAGCATATGCGCCAGAGTATTCATCATTGGTCTTTGTGTCGGGACCAGGAGGAGACCAACCCTTTCGCCGCCTGGAGGCTCCTGGACTTTACTGTCAGACCACCTTTCAGTTGA